In one window of Cydia pomonella isolate Wapato2018A chromosome 16, ilCydPomo1, whole genome shotgun sequence DNA:
- the LOC133526702 gene encoding neurogenic differentiation factor 1-like, which yields MLHDYTDPRNMNYEHCDYRTVPIKREKDSEYPDDENFYSYPPMEIKRQSAEQGFAPSSPTHLMDLSNGTERPTQQQWPSNVIFDSDEREYQPQYHPYESEYGQERQRQKTFYFDDSNSQDTVRTFYEPNENGEYRASTEERSDGSDEQRRSKRRSSKSSRKKAQSFQEMQIQRMMANVRERQRTQSLNEAFASLRQIIPSLPSDKLSKIQTLQLATQYIEFLYQILSNNECAPSESTDSGGEHGKYLAQDKLSYAFSVWRMEGEWNGQT from the coding sequence ATGTTGCACGATTACACCGACCCGCGAAATATGAATTACGAACACTGTGACTACAGAACAGTGCCTATAAAGCGAGAGAAGGACTCTGAGTACCCCGACGACGAGAACTTTTATAGCTACCCTCCTATGGAAATCAAAAGGCAGTCCGCAGAGCAGGGCTTTGCTCCCTCCTCCCCTACACACCTCATGGACCTCAGCAATGGCACTGAAAGACCGACACAACAACAGTGGCCGTCCAATGTTATATTTGACAGTGACGAACGAGAATACCAGCCTCAATATCATCCGTATGAATCAGAATACGGCCAGGAGCGGCAGAGgcaaaaaacattttacttCGACGATTCTAACTCGCAAGACACCGTACGGACGTTCTACGAACCGAATGAAAATGGGGAATACAGAGCTTCCACTGAAGAACGCAGCGACGGAAGTGACGAGCAACGGAGATCGAAGAGGCGTTCCTCGAAATCGTCAAGAAAAAAAGCACAGTCGTTCCAGGAAATGCAGATACAACGCATGATGGCTAACGTGAGAGAACGGCAGCGGACGCAGAGTCTTAACGAAGCCTTCGCGAGTTTACGGCAGATCATACCTTCGTTGCCAAGCGACAAGTTGTCTAAGATACAAACTCTTCAGTTAGCGACTCAATATATCGAGTTTCTTTACCAGATTTTGTCGAATAACGAGTGCGCGCCGAGCGAATCAACGGACTCCGGCGGTGAACACGGCAAGTACTTAGCACAGGACAAGCTTAGCTATGCCTTCTCGGTGTGGAGAATGGAAGGAGAGTGGAACGGACAGACGTGA